A genomic segment from Pseudosulfitobacter sp. DSM 107133 encodes:
- a CDS encoding TRAP transporter small permease — protein MPQVSPGRAFLARLARFGVGFGMALLALIASLVVLQVAARNFFDAGLPWADELARFSCIALVFFAVPCLAGRQVLVAVSMLPDMIPPAPRRWLVLVADLATLGFAGLMIWSFAEFLPRAGKFLTPAMRVPNWVYYSFALAGCLLLAVIAALRVLDALQRRDPTAPYQDPRDADGLPL, from the coding sequence ATGCCACAGGTCAGCCCGGGCCGCGCATTTCTTGCGCGGCTCGCCCGTTTCGGCGTCGGTTTCGGGATGGCCCTGCTGGCGCTGATTGCCAGTCTGGTCGTGCTTCAGGTCGCGGCGCGGAATTTCTTTGACGCGGGCCTGCCGTGGGCAGACGAACTGGCCCGCTTCAGTTGCATCGCGCTGGTGTTCTTTGCGGTGCCCTGTCTGGCAGGCCGTCAGGTGCTGGTTGCGGTGTCGATGCTGCCCGACATGATACCCCCTGCGCCTCGTCGCTGGCTGGTACTGGTCGCAGATCTGGCCACGCTGGGTTTTGCCGGGCTGATGATCTGGAGCTTTGCCGAATTTCTGCCCCGCGCGGGCAAGTTTCTGACACCGGCGATGCGTGTGCCCAACTGGGTGTACTACAGCTTTGCCCTTGCCGGATGCCTGTTGCTGGCGGTGATCGCGGCCCTGCGGGTGCTGGATGCGCTGCAACGCCGCGACCCGACCGCCCCTTACCAAGACCCGCGCGACGCGGACGGATTGCCCCTATGA
- a CDS encoding VOC family protein produces MSNLLGPIRQLGYVVDDIEAGMKHWAQVMGVGPWFYNPRVPIEDYTYDGTRYEPHNSVALANSGAMQVELIQIRNDVPSMYRDFREKGLRGLQHVAFWTTDFEADLDRMLGRGFTVQMSGCVGKNGRFVYFAQQEHPGTCIELSEVLGPKGKMFDLIRDASVDWDGSDPVRPFPDLSAI; encoded by the coding sequence ATGAGCAACCTTTTGGGGCCGATCCGCCAGCTTGGCTATGTGGTCGACGATATCGAAGCCGGTATGAAACACTGGGCGCAGGTGATGGGCGTTGGCCCGTGGTTCTACAATCCGCGCGTGCCGATCGAAGACTATACCTATGACGGAACCCGCTACGAGCCGCACAATTCGGTGGCGCTGGCCAATTCCGGCGCGATGCAGGTCGAGCTGATCCAGATCCGCAACGATGTGCCGTCGATGTACCGTGATTTCCGCGAAAAAGGTCTGCGCGGATTGCAGCACGTCGCGTTCTGGACCACCGATTTCGAGGCCGATCTGGACAGGATGCTGGGCCGCGGATTCACCGTTCAGATGAGCGGTTGTGTCGGCAAGAACGGGCGGTTTGTCTATTTCGCTCAGCAGGAGCACCCCGGCACATGCATCGAACTCTCTGAAGTTCTGGGACCAAAGGGCAAGATGTTCGACCTGATCCGCGACGCCTCGGTCGATTGGGACGGCTCTGACCCGGTGCGCCCCTTTCCCGATCTTTCGGCCATCTGA
- a CDS encoding methyltransferase encodes MISLSLPEPFMLALRWGLLLGPIALVLVIVRLRNPSQRARIGGLFAFLYGVSMVFVTHSLAIWLGWWTYGWESLMLNGLPADIVIGGAVLFGPGLYFAFPDTRPIMICLPIVIGLHATIFSSLEPLVSAGPYWFAGVVFVFVTAHIPAIYLAQWTAEDRFLPLRCILLAIMTGGMIFAILPSLILHAMGGSWDLSDRSVLSLTLTAVLLCGTIVIGLSANQMLCIQGAGTPIPLDPTQRLVRTGVYAYVSNPMQLSAALAWVFLGTILGNIWIILAALMAWVFVQGMVRWHHRHDLLKRFPEGWPEYKANVPEWMPRWQPWLPDTAVLVLAPRHRRLRALLSHATALEIRTGEGRARYDSPAEIRGFDGAAACLMALTHINFAWMLVAQTGLLLVLGVQYFRSLLPKRAGAVA; translated from the coding sequence ATGATTTCCCTAAGCCTGCCCGAACCGTTCATGCTGGCCTTGCGATGGGGGCTGTTGCTGGGACCCATTGCCCTGGTGCTGGTCATTGTGCGCCTGCGCAACCCGTCGCAACGTGCGCGGATCGGCGGGCTGTTCGCATTTCTCTATGGTGTTTCCATGGTGTTTGTGACCCATTCACTCGCCATCTGGCTGGGCTGGTGGACCTATGGCTGGGAGTCCCTGATGCTGAACGGCTTGCCGGCGGATATCGTGATTGGTGGAGCTGTTCTGTTCGGGCCGGGGCTGTATTTTGCCTTTCCCGACACCCGACCAATAATGATTTGCCTGCCCATCGTGATCGGCCTGCACGCAACGATCTTTTCTTCGCTTGAGCCGCTTGTCTCTGCCGGCCCCTATTGGTTCGCGGGTGTTGTGTTTGTCTTTGTCACCGCCCATATCCCGGCCATCTATCTGGCGCAGTGGACAGCAGAAGACCGTTTTTTGCCGCTGCGCTGTATCTTGCTGGCGATCATGACCGGCGGGATGATCTTTGCGATCCTGCCGTCGCTGATCCTGCACGCCATGGGTGGATCGTGGGACCTGTCGGACCGCTCGGTGCTCAGCCTGACGCTGACTGCCGTTTTGCTGTGTGGCACCATTGTGATCGGTCTGTCGGCCAACCAGATGCTGTGCATTCAGGGCGCGGGCACGCCGATCCCGCTGGATCCGACACAGCGATTGGTGCGCACGGGGGTCTATGCCTATGTCTCGAACCCCATGCAGCTTTCTGCGGCGCTGGCCTGGGTGTTTCTGGGGACAATACTGGGCAATATCTGGATCATCCTGGCGGCACTGATGGCTTGGGTCTTTGTGCAGGGCATGGTGCGATGGCATCACCGGCACGACCTGCTGAAACGTTTCCCCGAGGGCTGGCCCGAATACAAGGCCAACGTGCCCGAGTGGATGCCAAGGTGGCAGCCATGGCTGCCCGACACGGCGGTGCTGGTCCTTGCTCCTCGTCACCGCAGGCTGCGCGCGCTGCTGTCGCACGCCACTGCGCTGGAGATCAGAACCGGCGAGGGGCGCGCGCGCTATGACAGCCCTGCCGAAATCCGGGGGTTTGACGGGGCGGCGGCCTGCCTAATGGCGCTGACGCATATCAACTTTGCATGGATGCTGGTGGCACAGACGGGGTTGTTGCTGGTGCTGGGGGTGCAATATTTTCGCAGCCTTCTGCCCAAACGTGCAGGTGCAGTTGCATGA
- a CDS encoding cytochrome P450 codes for MSAPRSTGTQPAPWLIGIDHLTQLKRDQLGLYARLRATHGDVVRLRLGPYRSHLLFHPDHIEALLTRQWAAFIRFRKLTTVIRQWNGDSLLLAEGDAWRARRRKVMPAFQTRRLPDYGQMAVQQTEQLCAELARRAENGRVTFDTDATMARLTLDIAARTLFGAEPRANGAEIERAIQTLSETAFRESTSPTTLPDWLPMAAKRRKRWAIQVMDDLVSGLVRDRIERGASGDQSDLLSTLIAEHDGDFTEVRNDVMSLLIAGHETSGALLSWLFAALATEAAWLDAVQSELAQVLSGRPPSFEDLAKLPILRATIDETLRLYPPAYTLFLRQATEPVELLDLSLRTGDLVQIIPYLTQRDPRFFDAPDQFDPARFLQPPTWPQFAYLPFGAGPRVCIGQNFGLMEACLVAATVLQRLTPMSLEAMPPPLARFSLRPDGGLPMSWQVTPLL; via the coding sequence ATGAGCGCCCCGCGCAGTACCGGAACCCAACCGGCACCCTGGCTGATTGGTATTGACCATCTGACCCAACTGAAACGCGATCAACTTGGCCTCTATGCCAGATTGCGGGCCACCCACGGCGATGTTGTGCGCCTGCGGCTTGGTCCCTACCGGTCGCATCTGCTGTTTCACCCCGACCACATCGAAGCATTGCTGACCCGGCAATGGGCCGCGTTCATCCGGTTTCGCAAGCTCACAACCGTGATCCGGCAATGGAACGGTGACAGCCTGTTGCTGGCCGAGGGCGATGCATGGCGCGCGCGTCGGCGCAAGGTGATGCCTGCGTTTCAAACCCGACGCCTGCCCGACTACGGCCAGATGGCCGTGCAGCAAACCGAGCAGCTGTGCGCAGAGCTGGCCCGGCGCGCCGAAAACGGCAGGGTCACATTTGACACCGATGCCACGATGGCGCGGCTGACACTTGATATCGCCGCGCGCACGCTTTTTGGCGCAGAGCCACGCGCCAACGGGGCCGAGATTGAACGGGCGATTCAGACGCTTTCGGAAACGGCGTTTCGCGAGTCGACCTCGCCAACAACCTTGCCCGACTGGCTGCCGATGGCCGCCAAACGGCGCAAGCGGTGGGCGATACAGGTGATGGATGATCTGGTGTCGGGGCTGGTGCGGGACCGGATCGAACGGGGCGCCAGCGGCGATCAAAGCGATTTGCTGAGCACTTTGATTGCCGAACATGACGGCGATTTCACCGAAGTGCGCAACGATGTGATGAGCCTGCTGATTGCGGGCCACGAGACCTCTGGCGCGCTGCTGAGCTGGCTTTTTGCGGCGCTTGCCACAGAAGCCGCATGGCTGGATGCTGTTCAGTCAGAGCTGGCGCAGGTGCTGTCGGGTCGGCCACCGAGCTTTGAAGATCTGGCCAAGCTGCCGATCCTGCGGGCGACCATAGACGAAACATTGCGGCTGTATCCGCCGGCCTACACGTTGTTTCTGCGTCAGGCGACAGAGCCTGTCGAATTGTTGGATCTGTCGCTGCGCACCGGCGATCTGGTGCAGATTATTCCCTATCTGACCCAACGCGATCCACGGTTTTTCGACGCGCCCGACCAATTTGACCCCGCGCGCTTTTTGCAGCCGCCAACCTGGCCGCAATTTGCCTATCTCCCGTTCGGGGCCGGACCGCGTGTGTGCATCGGGCAAAACTTTGGACTGATGGAAGCCTGTCTTGTGGCCGCGACCGTCTTGCAGCGGCTCACTCCGATGTCGCTGGAGGCAATGCCCCCGCCACTGGCCCGTTTTTCGTTGCGCCCCGATGGCGGCCTGCCGATGTCGTGGCAGGTGACGCCCTTGCTTTGA
- a CDS encoding RuBisCO large subunit C-terminal-like domain-containing protein, translated as MYHVVAEYLLETPFPLAEVAAMMAGEQSSGTFVRVAGETDELRARAAAQVVSIVEEGEAAAQTLPSAYVARKGAAGPFRRARVRIAYPTGNIGRNLATLASTVSGNLYDIGEITGLKLLSLDIPAAYRLRYALPAVGLQGTRDSLGVPEGPIFGTIIKPNVGMRPDQIADLVDQLCAAGVDFIKDDEVCANPDIAPLTERVPAVMAVIRKWRDRTGRRVMMAFNITDETDAMRRHADLVAAEGGSCVMASLNWCGLSGMETLRAHTPLAIHAHRNGFGAMSRHPLLGMDFAAYHALYRLAGIDHMHVHGIGGKFVDSATEVTEAARACLRPLSYGGADDRVMPAFSSGQWAGTLPHTVTAAEGADFMFMCGGGILAHPDGPAAGIKSLREAYEAVAAGEALEQAAATRPALAAAMRFFGPR; from the coding sequence ATGTACCACGTAGTTGCCGAATACCTTCTTGAAACGCCGTTTCCGCTGGCCGAAGTCGCGGCCATGATGGCGGGCGAGCAATCCAGCGGCACCTTTGTGCGGGTTGCCGGTGAAACCGACGAATTGCGCGCCCGAGCGGCGGCGCAGGTGGTTTCGATTGTGGAAGAGGGCGAAGCTGCCGCACAAACGCTGCCCTCGGCCTATGTCGCGCGCAAGGGGGCTGCGGGTCCGTTCCGCCGCGCCCGTGTGCGCATTGCCTATCCCACGGGCAACATCGGGCGCAATCTGGCAACGCTGGCATCGACCGTGTCGGGCAACCTCTATGACATTGGCGAGATTACGGGGCTAAAGCTGCTGTCGCTTGATATCCCTGCGGCCTATCGCCTGCGCTATGCGTTGCCTGCCGTGGGGCTGCAAGGCACGCGCGACAGTCTTGGCGTGCCCGAAGGCCCGATCTTTGGCACCATCATCAAACCCAATGTGGGCATGCGCCCGGACCAGATAGCCGACCTTGTCGACCAGCTTTGCGCCGCCGGTGTCGATTTCATCAAGGATGACGAGGTGTGCGCCAATCCCGACATCGCGCCGCTGACCGAACGTGTGCCTGCCGTCATGGCGGTGATCCGCAAGTGGCGGGACCGCACGGGCCGCCGCGTGATGATGGCCTTTAACATCACCGATGAAACCGACGCCATGCGCCGCCACGCCGATCTGGTGGCCGCCGAGGGCGGCAGCTGTGTCATGGCCAGCCTGAACTGGTGCGGTCTGTCGGGCATGGAAACACTGCGCGCCCACACGCCGCTGGCGATCCACGCCCACCGCAACGGCTTTGGCGCGATGAGCCGCCACCCCTTGCTGGGCATGGATTTCGCCGCCTATCACGCGCTTTACCGTCTGGCGGGGATCGACCACATGCATGTGCACGGGATCGGCGGCAAGTTTGTGGATTCCGCAACTGAAGTCACCGAAGCCGCCCGCGCCTGTCTGCGTCCGCTGTCCTATGGCGGCGCGGATGACCGGGTGATGCCTGCGTTTTCCTCGGGGCAATGGGCGGGCACCTTGCCCCATACGGTCACAGCCGCCGAAGGGGCGGATTTCATGTTCATGTGCGGCGGTGGCATTCTGGCCCACCCCGACGGGCCCGCCGCCGGTATCAAATCGCTGCGCGAGGCCTATGAGGCCGTGGCAGCCGGTGAGGCGCTGGAGCAGGCCGCCGCAACCCGTCCGGCGCTGGCCGCGGCGATGCGGTTTTTCGGACCGCGCTGA
- a CDS encoding LacI family DNA-binding transcriptional regulator codes for MNTPKDDSQRPQLAEVARRAGVSLATVDRVINRRKGVKDRTRRRVLDAARDIGFLSPEDAARYGAERPLNITVLLPAGTNPYLRLLGERVKERIGQSGVDNPFLRCFFIESFNAAALVEALHKNAGWSDAIIFFAIEHPEVRNAAAELAAAGTRLVTIVSDLGNAPEVGHLGLDNRAVGRTAGLLIGRLAKSTSGSVALVAGSRHYRAHSEREAGFLSILDEMFPALRVVGMREGHDDAAENYRHALDLFEQVPDLVGIYNVGGSSGGITRAIRERQRETLVFIGHGLTPDTRRALLDGTVDAIFDLDPDTLIDRAITLLSHPGTRPRPLKLDIYFRENLP; via the coding sequence GTGAATACCCCTAAAGATGACAGTCAGCGGCCACAGCTGGCCGAGGTGGCCCGTCGCGCCGGTGTCTCGCTTGCGACTGTTGACCGCGTGATTAACCGGCGCAAGGGCGTCAAGGACCGCACGCGCCGCCGGGTGCTGGATGCCGCGCGCGATATCGGGTTCCTCAGCCCCGAAGATGCCGCGCGCTATGGCGCGGAACGCCCCCTGAACATCACCGTGTTGCTGCCTGCGGGCACCAATCCCTATCTGCGTCTGCTGGGCGAACGGGTGAAAGAACGGATCGGCCAGTCGGGCGTCGACAATCCGTTCCTGCGCTGTTTTTTCATTGAAAGCTTTAACGCGGCGGCACTGGTCGAAGCACTGCACAAGAATGCTGGATGGTCCGACGCGATCATCTTTTTCGCCATCGAACACCCCGAAGTGCGCAATGCAGCCGCTGAACTGGCCGCCGCCGGAACCCGTCTGGTCACCATCGTATCGGATCTGGGCAACGCGCCCGAGGTTGGCCATCTGGGGCTGGACAACAGGGCGGTGGGGCGCACGGCGGGGCTGTTGATCGGGCGGCTGGCCAAATCCACCTCGGGCTCGGTGGCGCTGGTTGCCGGATCGCGCCATTACCGCGCGCATTCGGAACGCGAGGCGGGGTTTCTCAGCATTCTGGACGAAATGTTTCCCGCCCTGCGGGTCGTCGGGATGCGCGAGGGGCATGATGATGCGGCCGAGAACTACCGGCACGCCCTGGATCTGTTCGAACAGGTTCCCGATCTTGTCGGCATCTACAATGTGGGCGGCTCGTCGGGTGGCATCACCCGCGCCATCCGCGAGCGGCAACGCGAAACGCTGGTGTTCATCGGCCACGGGCTGACCCCCGACACCCGCCGCGCCTTGCTGGACGGAACCGTGGATGCCATTTTTGATCTGGACCCGGATACATTGATCGACAGGGCCATCACCCTGCTGTCACATCCCGGCACCCGCCCCCGTCCGCTGAAGCTGGATATCTATTTTCGTGAAAACCTGCCCTGA
- a CDS encoding TRAP transporter large permease, with translation MSLILVSIFVMLLILGAPIAVCLGLSSAIVIVTHGLPVSVVAQRSLNALDSSPLLAVPLFIFAASLLNATGVTTHLFELVRMMFGRIRGAVAQVSIFVSLIFSGISGAALADIGALGAIQINQMKAQGYREEFAAGLTVAAATIGPIFPPSIPIIIYASVANVSAVKLLIAGIIPALLLTALLMIQVAIIARVKGLPRDEVRVSPRAVAQKALISFPALMAPVLLIGGLVSGYFGPTEVAGVTVAYAMLIGIFIYRSLSLRGILGALRETAESTANILFVVSTAALFAWVLTLDQVPMKVSGLLLGLSDNPLVLLFLVNILLLLVGMVLESIAAILIIAPIIAPALTAAGVDPLQLGIVFVLNLMIGLLTPPVGMSLYMITIITRMPIGRVIAGVMPFFIPLLLSLLVVSAVPALSTWLPELLMK, from the coding sequence ATGAGCCTGATCCTTGTTTCCATTTTTGTGATGCTGCTGATCCTCGGTGCGCCGATTGCCGTCTGTCTGGGTCTGTCATCCGCCATCGTCATTGTCACCCATGGGTTACCCGTGTCGGTTGTCGCGCAACGCAGCCTGAACGCGCTGGACAGCTCGCCCCTGCTGGCGGTGCCGCTGTTCATCTTTGCCGCCAGCCTGCTGAACGCCACCGGTGTCACCACCCATCTGTTCGAACTGGTGCGCATGATGTTTGGCCGCATTCGCGGTGCCGTTGCGCAGGTCAGCATCTTTGTGTCGCTGATCTTTTCGGGCATCTCGGGCGCAGCACTTGCCGATATCGGCGCGCTGGGTGCAATCCAGATCAACCAGATGAAGGCGCAGGGCTACCGCGAGGAATTCGCAGCCGGCCTGACCGTTGCCGCCGCCACCATCGGCCCGATCTTTCCACCGTCGATCCCGATCATCATCTATGCTTCGGTTGCCAATGTCTCGGCGGTGAAACTGTTGATTGCAGGGATTATTCCGGCGCTGCTGCTGACCGCGCTGTTGATGATACAGGTTGCGATCATCGCACGAGTCAAAGGTTTGCCGCGTGACGAGGTGCGGGTCAGCCCGCGCGCGGTGGCGCAAAAGGCGCTGATTTCCTTTCCTGCACTCATGGCCCCTGTGTTGCTGATTGGCGGCTTGGTCAGCGGCTATTTCGGCCCCACCGAGGTGGCGGGCGTGACCGTGGCCTATGCCATGCTGATCGGCATTTTCATCTACCGCTCGCTCAGCCTGCGCGGCATTCTGGGTGCGCTGCGCGAAACCGCTGAATCAACCGCGAATATCCTGTTTGTCGTGTCCACAGCCGCGTTGTTTGCATGGGTGCTGACACTGGATCAGGTGCCGATGAAAGTGTCGGGCCTGCTGCTGGGCCTGTCGGACAATCCGCTGGTGCTGCTGTTTCTGGTGAACATCCTGCTCTTGCTGGTCGGCATGGTGCTGGAAAGCATCGCCGCGATCCTGATTATCGCACCCATCATTGCGCCCGCCCTGACGGCGGCGGGGGTCGATCCGCTGCAACTGGGCATCGTCTTTGTGCTGAACCTGATGATCGGCCTGCTGACGCCCCCCGTCGGCATGAGCCTGTACATGATCACCATTATTACCCGTATGCCCATCGGGCGTGTCATTGCCGGGGTAATGCCGTTCTTTATCCCGCTTTTGCTGTCGCTGCTTGTGGTCTCTGCCGTTCCGGCACTGTCGACCTGGCTGCCTGAATTACTGATGAAGTGA
- a CDS encoding TRAP transporter substrate-binding protein produces MKKSNLMNRRTMLAAGAGALAAPFLVRPAWAATQLRYGHNNEVSSVAGAQADWFAEALGQTSNGNIDVQVFPNSQLGKLQELAEAVSLGTIAFSHNTAGALGSLYQPFAALDTPYLYRDVDHLMAVTDVDSPVMQELNEGLIAAANVRVIYAHYFGRRNLTCNKAVMTPADLAGTKIRAVPFPIYTTAVEGMGAVAVPVDWSEVPTALATGVVQGQENPVNVVLNVKLYEVQSHLMLTGHMSNAEVVVMNEDAWQALDDAGKDAVREAANQTREKATKAILDNEESETQQLRDLGMTVIGAEDGLDVDAFRTSVKALVDERFGAEYGDLYAKIAAVS; encoded by the coding sequence ATGAAAAAATCGAATTTGATGAACCGTCGCACGATGTTGGCCGCCGGGGCCGGTGCCCTTGCCGCGCCGTTTCTGGTGCGTCCGGCATGGGCGGCGACGCAGCTGCGTTATGGGCACAACAACGAGGTTTCCTCGGTTGCAGGCGCGCAGGCCGACTGGTTCGCCGAGGCGCTTGGCCAGACCTCGAACGGCAACATCGACGTACAGGTGTTTCCCAACAGCCAGCTGGGCAAGTTACAGGAACTGGCCGAAGCGGTTTCGCTGGGTACCATCGCATTTTCGCACAACACCGCCGGTGCGCTGGGCTCGCTTTACCAGCCCTTCGCGGCGCTCGATACGCCCTATCTGTACCGTGATGTCGATCACCTGATGGCGGTGACAGATGTGGACAGCCCGGTGATGCAGGAACTGAACGAGGGTCTGATTGCCGCCGCCAACGTGCGGGTGATCTATGCCCACTACTTTGGCCGCCGCAACCTGACCTGCAACAAGGCGGTGATGACACCTGCCGATCTGGCCGGCACCAAAATCCGCGCCGTTCCCTTCCCCATCTATACCACTGCTGTTGAAGGCATGGGCGCGGTTGCCGTGCCTGTCGACTGGTCCGAAGTGCCCACCGCGCTGGCCACCGGCGTGGTGCAGGGGCAGGAAAATCCGGTCAACGTGGTGCTGAACGTGAAGCTGTACGAAGTGCAATCGCACCTGATGCTGACGGGTCATATGTCCAACGCTGAAGTTGTCGTGATGAACGAAGACGCATGGCAGGCGCTGGATGATGCGGGCAAGGACGCGGTGCGCGAAGCCGCCAACCAGACCCGCGAGAAAGCGACAAAGGCGATCCTCGACAACGAGGAATCCGAAACCCAGCAATTGCGCGATCTGGGCATGACCGTGATCGGAGCAGAAGACGGGCTGGATGTCGATGCCTTCCGCACCTCGGTCAAGGCGCTGGTCGATGAACGCTTTGGCGCCGAATACGGCGATCTTTATGCCAAGATTGCGGCTGTATCCTGA
- a CDS encoding four-carbon acid sugar kinase family protein, producing the protein MSEVVFLGDDFTGASDSLATYALNGWPARLELNAAGATKGLAALGLPTDLRSRAPKAALADIARLWPRIAAANPRVLHFKVCSTFDSSPATGSIGAVAADLIGRFKPDVVAVIGGQPSLRRYCIFGNLFASGPDGRVYRIDRHPVMGRHPVTPMAEADLRLHMADQGLSDLDLIPFTALADTAEVAARLKRGPVLFDVTTPHDQSLIAAALRAVGGRQLLIGASTVAEILTTGAQSVAQPDPVAPPDAGAVLVFAGSRSLNTQTQVQNAQGFHKLPLTPAAFHTDTFRTQTAGLLAANTPVLVHLQPDLDYGLSPDALADASARFVADVLARADVGYLGLAGGDTSSRIATRLGFDALEFEHSLGAGACICIGRHQQGRLDRMRVLLKGGQMGQADLFDAFAIRAGIAR; encoded by the coding sequence ATGAGCGAGGTTGTCTTTCTGGGTGATGATTTCACCGGTGCCTCGGATTCGCTGGCGACCTATGCGCTGAATGGCTGGCCCGCGCGGCTTGAACTGAATGCGGCGGGCGCGACCAAAGGGTTGGCCGCGCTGGGCCTGCCCACTGACCTGCGCTCGCGCGCGCCCAAGGCCGCCCTTGCCGATATCGCGCGGCTGTGGCCCCGGATTGCCGCTGCCAACCCGCGTGTGTTGCACTTCAAGGTGTGCTCGACCTTTGATTCCAGCCCTGCGACCGGCTCGATCGGGGCTGTGGCCGCTGATCTGATTGGCAGGTTCAAACCCGACGTGGTCGCGGTGATCGGCGGGCAGCCCAGCCTGCGGCGCTACTGTATTTTCGGCAACCTGTTCGCGTCAGGGCCAGACGGCAGAGTGTACCGGATCGACCGCCATCCGGTCATGGGCCGCCATCCGGTCACGCCCATGGCCGAGGCTGACCTGCGCCTGCATATGGCAGACCAGGGGCTAAGCGACCTTGATCTTATCCCGTTCACCGCGCTGGCGGATACGGCAGAGGTTGCCGCCCGTCTGAAACGCGGGCCGGTTCTGTTCGATGTCACAACGCCCCACGATCAATCCCTGATTGCCGCTGCCCTGCGCGCGGTGGGCGGGCGGCAATTGCTGATCGGGGCAAGCACGGTGGCGGAAATCCTGACGACGGGGGCGCAATCCGTCGCTCAACCGGACCCCGTCGCACCGCCTGACGCAGGCGCGGTGCTGGTCTTTGCCGGAAGCCGGTCGCTGAACACGCAAACGCAGGTGCAAAATGCGCAAGGGTTTCACAAGCTGCCGCTGACGCCTGCAGCATTTCACACTGATACATTCCGCACCCAAACCGCTGGCTTGCTTGCGGCCAACACCCCCGTGCTTGTCCATTTGCAACCAGATCTGGATTATGGCCTGTCCCCCGATGCGCTGGCGGATGCCTCGGCGCGGTTCGTGGCCGATGTGCTGGCGCGGGCCGATGTCGGGTATCTGGGGCTGGCGGGGGGGGACACCTCAAGCCGGATCGCGACCCGCCTTGGGTTTGATGCACTGGAATTTGAACACAGCCTTGGCGCGGGGGCCTGTATTTGCATCGGGCGGCACCAACAGGGGCGCCTTGATCGTATGCGGGTTCTGCTGAAGGGCGGGCAGATGGGGCAGGCCGATCTGTTCGATGCTTTCGCTATTCGCGCCGGGATTGCTCGGTAG